One Candidatus Nitrososphaera evergladensis SR1 genomic window, CCTGTTTCATTTGAAAACCCGGCTGTCAAGGATGATGGAAAAAGTATTCGATATGCTGTCGCTTCTGGAGAGACGATTGCAGGTATTCGCTTTATCTGTGATCTGCGTGGTATACCTGAAGCCATCTAAAAGGTTCTGTATCATTCGCGTCGGTTGGTTTGACAATGAGAGTGATGAAAAATGCTATCCGATGGTAATGCGACAGGACCGATGAGACGCATGATTTTGGGAGTCAGGCTGTGTTCTTTGGTTAGGCAAGGCTTATCTGCGATGATTACGAGGCTTCATCATGGGTAAAGTCTGATGCAGGAGCAAGAAGCGGCCGAAGTCACTGATTTGCGTTCACTTGGGATTAATCCGAAAAGAAAGAAGGAACTTAATGACAAAAAAGAACTTGAGGAGCTGGCCGATAACATCAAACAATCAATGTTCCAAGATTACAAGACTGCTTGTAGCAGAAAAGGCCGCAAATACGAAAAGGAAGCGAAATCGACTCTAATTGCTAGTGTTCTTTTTTAGAATTTATTTAATGCGCGAAAATATTTTTAGAGCTAGAGAAATCTAGCTGATGCCATGTTCAAGTTCATAGCGACCATTTGACACACTTTTCTAGAAAACGCCTCCCATACGTGCGGCTTGTGAAATCTTTTACTCTGTTCATGATGGGGAACCCCTCAGTCACACTGGCTCCGTATCTAGAATGTTTCTCTGGTTTGTGGCGTTGCCGCTCTCCCTGTACAACACGTATAGAATTGTTGCCGCCAGGCACATCGAGGCTTTGCTGCCCCGGATTCTGATCCACGCAATGGTGCGCACGATAGACACATCGCCTGCCTGCAAACATGATGCGCACCGAGAAAAACAAGGGAAATATTATTACAAAAATGAATCTCCTTTTTGCACATCTTGCTTTCAAAGGCTACTCCTTCACATTCTCTAAATACATATTAGATTACAACAAACTATTCTATTAGATCCAGGGCAAATTTCAGGTCGTCAATCTCCCTCTGGATAATCCGACTTTCTGGCTCATCAGCATATTTCAAAAGACGTTCGCATGCTTGAAGCTCTGCAACTATGATCTCCTTCCTGTCAAGACAGAGCGCATGGTATGTATCGACAAAGGAATATGCCACCCTGCCAGAAGATGTGCAACCGCATGTTTTTGCGATAAGAATATGGTTTACTTCAGAATTCCCTATGTTCATCTGAAGAGCAGTGGTCTCATGGTATATACGACGTTCTGGATTAAAGTTAAGCGGCACTAACTTATTTTACATTAATTGCTCACAAGAAATTTTCATGCCGCATTGTTACTAGGATTGTTTATATAGTCGAATCACGTATGTAAAACACTAATACGTAACATGTTCTGAGAAGTTAATTCTTCTCCTCACCCGTCATTGTAATGGAAACTTCAGCAATCCTATGTTGTATGTGTAACAGTCGACGCATGGTCACAGATCCAGAGTCTGGCGAGATCATATGTAGCAGGTGCGGCCTTGTATCGCAAGATATGTTGACAGATGGCCGTGCGGAATGGCGAGTCTTTGGCTTGGATGACAATAATAATAATAAAAATAACAATCGGCAAAGGGTCGGCTCACCAAATTCCCTTGCGTTTCATGATATGGGACTGTCTACCATCATCGGAACGGATAGCAGAGACTCCACTGGACACAAATTAGATGCATCTATGAATTCTGCGATGCAAAGGTTAAGGACGTGGGATTTCAGAAGCCTGTCCAGTTCCTCCGCCAATAGAAATCGGATGAAGGCCTTCAGCGAACTTGGCAGGTTAAAGGATAAGCTTGGTTTGTCGGATGCAATAGTGGAAAAGACCGCTTACATTTACAGAAAGGCTCAACAGAAGCAGCTGATAAAGGGAAGGGCCATCCCATCCATATTGGCCGCAGCCCTATACATAGCATGCAGAGAGATGGGAGCTCCAAGGTCACTTCACGAGACGGCTGAAATCACCAATGTCAAATCCAAGGCACTTTCACACCACTATAAGTTACTAATTCGTGAACTTGACATCAAGGTTCCATTGATAGATCCTGTGAGGTATATCGCAAAGATAGCAAATAAGACAAGAATTCAAGAAAAGACGCAGAGAACTGCCATTGATATAATGAACAATATCGTCAAGAAAGAGATATCGGCCGGAAAGAACCCTGTAGGACTTGCCGCAACTGTCCTGTACGTATCTTGTTTGGACAACGATGAGAAGATAACCCAGAGAGAGATCGCGGATGCGGCAGGCGTAACCGAGGTAACTGTCAGAAACAGATTCAAAGATCTGAAGGTCCACCTTCTCTGTGTGAATTAGATGGAGTAGAGATGATAAATGCCCATGTTGATGTTAAAGTGCAAGAGTTGTGGAGAGGTGTTTCCAGGGATCTACGTGCCTGAAGGAAGTACTGACAATTTTAAATCAATTGCTACAAGTTCGGATCCGCTGCACATTTGTTCTAGAGGACACAAGAACATGTACCTCACAGAAGATTACATGGATTGGTCCTAAGAAGTTGTCATCCTCCTTCCCCTCATCCGCATCGTCCTTACATCCATCATCATCATCATCATCATCATCCTTCTTGGCGAGCAAGCCAATGAGGCCTGTAGTTCTTGTAAGCTATCCTGATCCCTTCGCAGCAGAAGAAGCAAAAAGCCTTGTAGAATCCGCGGATCGCTCTATCGCCGGCATGTTTACTCAAAAATATCTGAACCATTCGCGATATGGGGTTGGCTCGGGTAAAGCTGAGGAGATAAAAGAATTTGTCAAAGAATCCAAAGCAGAACAGATAGTGGTTGATGAACACCTTACATCGAGACAAATATACAATCTTGAAAAGCTTGCAGGCGTGCAGGTGATTGACAGAGAGCGCCTGATACTTGACATATTTTATTCTCGGGCCACTTCAACAGAGGCAAAGCTGCAGATTGAACTTGCAGAAATCGAGTACGAAATGCCACGCGTCCGGGAAAACGCTAAACTGACTTCTGGCGGCGAGCGCGCCGGCAAGGGGGGCATGGGAGAGTATGTAGTAGATGTACGATTCAGAGATTTGAAGAGACGTATGTCATTTATCAAAGAGAAATTAAAGAATGCTCAGCGAAAGCGCGAACTCTACCATCAACAGAGGGTAAGAATCGGGACGCCTGTCGTTTCGCTAGTGGGATATACCAGTTCAGGCAAGACCACATTGTTCAATCTGCTGACGGGCGAACACAAGCAAACTTCTAGCAATCTGTTTACAACTCTCTCAACGACAACTCGATCATTAAGAATCCATAATGAGCACGAAGTATTGCTCACCGATACTGTTGGCTTTATCAGCAGACTCCCAACATACATGATAGATGCATTCAAATCAACGCTGGAAGAATCGCTCGCGGCAGATTTGATTCTGCTGCTGATAGATGTTTCGGAAGGTCTTCGGGAAATTAGAATAAAGTACACTGCTTGTAGAAGCGTACTTGAAGAGCTAAAAGCAGATAGATCGAAGGTTCTTGTCGTGTTTACAAAGTATGACAGCCTAGCAAATCCAGAAGAGACGACTAGGCAGATTGCGGAGGATTTAGGAATACCGAATCCGGTCGCCATATCTTCGAAAAGTGGCTATGGGATTAGTAAGCTCAGGACAATGATCGGCCAGCATCAGTATGTTATCAGTGCAAGCAAGTGAGACTATTATGTGACATTTATGTCGGTGCTTTGAAGCGACGATACGCTAAATGGCCTGCTTAACTAGAGATGGCTTTTGCACGTTTACGTGTTGTTTGTGCATTTTTCCTCCCCTCCCCCCAGCCAGAGTCAAGAGTACACATTTGGAACCCGGCCAGTTTAACTATAGCAAGTATAAGGCAATTTGCACATGCTAATTCGACCAGCCATACGCCCTGTGTTTCTGGTATTTCTAGAGTTTGCGACTCGATAATGAGAGAAAGGAGAGAAAGAAGCGTATATCACTGTAAATACAGAGAGGAATATTTCCACCCCCGCCAGCCCTCATGATGGGGACTGCCTAGGCGGGCATGTATAGTCATGCACTTAAGCGCGGCGTGCGTAAGTATAACTGGTCCTTAACATAGGAAAGAGAAGAGTCCTCAATGAAGCTCAGTTGAAAGAGATGATGGTGCCCGGCCAAGGTCAGCTTTTTGGACGCGTAATAAAGTTGGTCGGAGGAGATAACATCGTAGTGAAATGCACCGACGGCAAGGTAAGGACTTGCAGGATCAGAGGCAAGATAAAGCGCAGGATGTGGATCCGTGACAACGACTTGGTGCTTGTCGCGCCGTGGGATTTCCAGTCTGAAAGGGCAGACATCATCTGGCGCTACATCTCGGCGCACGCTGAGAAGATCAAGCAAGATGGTCATCTGGCAGGTCTTGATACATAATTATGTCATCATCACTATCTTTGGTGGGAAACACAAGAGACGGCGTTCCAGTAGTTTTGTTGAAGGAAGGGACTTCTGATACAAGGGGCAGAGATGCTCTTAGGAATAACATAGAGGCAGCAAAGATCATTGCGTCGATGCTAAGGTCTGTCCTTGGCCCACGCGGAATGGACAAGATGCTTGTAGACTCTACTGGAAATGTAACAATAACAAACGACGGAGCCACTATTCTAAAAGAAATGGACGTGCAGCATCCTGCGGCCAAGATGATGGTCGAAATAGCCAAAGCAGTGGACAATGAGGTTGGCGATGGGACCACTTCTTCGGTAATAATTGCCGGCGCCTTGCTGGAAAAAGCAGAAGAGCTAATCAAGCAAGGAATTCATCCAACCGTAATTGTTGATG contains:
- a CDS encoding translation initiation factor eIF-1A produces the protein MGKRRVLNEAQLKEMMVPGQGQLFGRVIKLVGGDNIVVKCTDGKVRTCRIRGKIKRRMWIRDNDLVLVAPWDFQSERADIIWRYISAHAEKIKQDGHLAGLDT
- a CDS encoding transcription initiation factor IIB, whose product is MCNSRRMVTDPESGEIICSRCGLVSQDMLTDGRAEWRVFGLDDNNNNKNNNRQRVGSPNSLAFHDMGLSTIIGTDSRDSTGHKLDASMNSAMQRLRTWDFRSLSSSSANRNRMKAFSELGRLKDKLGLSDAIVEKTAYIYRKAQQKQLIKGRAIPSILAAALYIACREMGAPRSLHETAEITNVKSKALSHHYKLLIRELDIKVPLIDPVRYIAKIANKTRIQEKTQRTAIDIMNNIVKKEISAGKNPVGLAATVLYVSCLDNDEKITQREIADAAGVTEVTVRNRFKDLKVHLLCVN
- the hflX gene encoding GTPase HflX gives rise to the protein MASKPMRPVVLVSYPDPFAAEEAKSLVESADRSIAGMFTQKYLNHSRYGVGSGKAEEIKEFVKESKAEQIVVDEHLTSRQIYNLEKLAGVQVIDRERLILDIFYSRATSTEAKLQIELAEIEYEMPRVRENAKLTSGGERAGKGGMGEYVVDVRFRDLKRRMSFIKEKLKNAQRKRELYHQQRVRIGTPVVSLVGYTSSGKTTLFNLLTGEHKQTSSNLFTTLSTTTRSLRIHNEHEVLLTDTVGFISRLPTYMIDAFKSTLEESLAADLILLLIDVSEGLREIRIKYTACRSVLEELKADRSKVLVVFTKYDSLANPEETTRQIAEDLGIPNPVAISSKSGYGISKLRTMIGQHQYVISASK